The Micromonospora siamensis genome contains the following window.
AGGTCCATCAGCCAGGACAGGGCCAGGCCGGAGGCGACCATGGCGATCAGGCCGCCCAGCCCGAGCACGGTCGCCGAGACCCGGTGCGCGTCGCCGGAGTCGACCTGCGCCCGTTCCCGCTGGAAGACCAGGAGGAAGAAGCCGGCCGCGGCGGCCCACGCCCCGGTGACCAGGTAGGCGGCGACCGCGTCGCTGGGTCGGTGCCAGCCGGCGGAGAGGGTGGCCACGCCGGCGGCGGCGGCGTACGCGGCGCCGACGAAGGCGCCCAGGACGCGGACCTTGCGGGGCAGCACCAGGATCAGCGCCAGCGCCACCGAGGCGGCCACCGCGCTGTGCCCGCTGGGCAGGCTGTTGCCGGCCGCCGCCCGTTCCGGGTCGATGCCGAAGTCGGGCCGGGTCAGGAAGTGCTTGAGCAGTTGGACGGTGGCGTTCGCGCCGGCGATCAGCAGGGTGGCCGCCACGGCGAGCGCCTTGCGACCGCGGGCCAGGGCGATGAAGCCGAGCACGCCGGTCGCCACCAGCAGCGAGAACAGCGACATGGCGTTGAGCAGCCGGTCGACCGGACCGTCGATCCGGTCCTGCCCGATCCGGTTGCCGGTCAACGCCACCGTGTCCAGCCACTGGCCGGTCCGGGTGTGCAGGGCGAGGCGCCAGACGACGAGGAAGGCCGCCACCTGCGCCAGGCCGAGCACGACCAACCAGACCGCGGTCCAACCCCTTGCCGTCGTTCGCACCCGCACACCGTACTGGTGGCGGAACGCTCCCGCAGCGGTGGGCGGCATCCCTCGGCGGGCCTGACGGGATTCCCACTGGAAGACATTGACGCGCATAGAATTCACAAGCTGGTCACCAGCGGTCAGGTGAAGGTGTACTACAACGACGTGCTGCAGACCACGATCACCCGCACGCCCTCACCGTCAGCCACTCCTGAGCCCCGCACCCGGGCGCCCCGCCGCCGCGCTCCGGCGGCGGGGCGCTCAGGCGTGGTCGGGCCGATCGTCGACGAGCAGGCCGGTGAGCAGGATCCGCAGCGTCCGGTCGAAGAGGTCGGCGCGCGGCGGCGCCCCGACCGGACGGCTGAACGCCGCGGCCAGGTGCGGATACGCGGTGAGGTCGACGCCGGCGACGGCGAACGAGCTCGAGCCGGCCTGGTGGCGGGCGAAGAGGCCGACCACGCCGGTGGTCATGGCGATCGCCTCGAACTTGGCGGCGGTGGCGCAGTCGACCGGTTCCAGGATCCGCAGGCAGGTGTCGAACCAGGCGAGGCTCTCCGGCCCGGCGGCGGAGGTGTGGGGCAGCACGTCCAGCAGCCAGGGGTGGCGGCCGTACAGGGCCAGTTGCCGGTGGGCCAGCCGGAGCATCGCGGCCAGCCAGTCGTCGTCTCCCGACGGGTGGGGACGCAGCTCACCGATCGCCCGGTCGGTCATCAGCTCCAGCAGGTCGTCCCGGGAGGACAGGTACCGGTAGAGCGATCCGGCGCTGGTGCCCAGCGCGGTGGCGACGGCCCGCATGGAGAC
Protein-coding sequences here:
- a CDS encoding TetR/AcrR family transcriptional regulator; the encoded protein is MSDAPANAAPGPPSIWARPERGSRGPTPAHSRDAIAAAGIALADADGIAAVSMRAVATALGTSAGSLYRYLSSRDDLLELMTDRAIGELRPHPSGDDDWLAAMLRLAHRQLALYGRHPWLLDVLPHTSAAGPESLAWFDTCLRILEPVDCATAAKFEAIAMTTGVVGLFARHQAGSSSFAVAGVDLTAYPHLAAAFSRPVGAPPRADLFDRTLRILLTGLLVDDRPDHA
- a CDS encoding phosphatase PAP2 family protein, whose protein sequence is MRVRTTARGWTAVWLVVLGLAQVAAFLVVWRLALHTRTGQWLDTVALTGNRIGQDRIDGPVDRLLNAMSLFSLLVATGVLGFIALARGRKALAVAATLLIAGANATVQLLKHFLTRPDFGIDPERAAAGNSLPSGHSAVAASVALALILVLPRKVRVLGAFVGAAYAAAAGVATLSAGWHRPSDAVAAYLVTGAWAAAAGFFLLVFQRERAQVDSGDAHRVSATVLGLGGLIAMVASGLALSWLMDLPQVPVDELSRRELFAGYAGSAAGIAGVMAVVAALVLVTVHRLVPRIKG